Proteins encoded by one window of Enterococcus faecalis:
- a CDS encoding metallophosphoesterase family protein codes for MDILHLSDIHFRRNYEKAKDGYKGMLTKMENPLIRLESSLTSLLKIKKIDLVIISGDLTEDGEPEDYAFLKQKLQTILQGIPMIVTLGNHDIKKNFRIGWLNQIGTERPYNVVQTYPEFHIISLDNSEHDNPDGHMNKEQKDWLQTTLKKLSDKPILLVMHHHLLREQSSMPTLPEAEETIQLLKGSDILGVLTGHTHHPYLHHINGIPYYTVAGMSFVGEDEGQGIVRFEENYGYNLYSIDKGRFTHFQVNYYRTDKLLAKLNMQIDSSVL; via the coding sequence TTTACATTTATCAGATATTCATTTTCGTAGAAATTATGAAAAAGCAAAAGATGGTTATAAAGGAATGTTAACCAAAATGGAAAATCCGTTGATTCGCTTAGAGTCCTCTTTAACCAGTCTATTAAAAATAAAAAAAATTGATTTAGTAATTATCAGTGGTGATCTCACAGAAGACGGTGAGCCAGAAGACTACGCTTTTTTAAAACAAAAGTTACAAACTATCTTACAGGGAATTCCGATGATTGTGACATTAGGAAATCATGATATAAAGAAAAACTTTCGAATTGGTTGGCTTAATCAAATAGGAACTGAACGACCGTATAACGTTGTACAAACTTATCCAGAATTTCACATTATTAGTCTAGATAATTCAGAACATGACAATCCTGATGGCCATATGAATAAGGAACAAAAAGATTGGTTACAAACAACTTTAAAAAAATTGTCAGATAAGCCTATCCTGTTAGTCATGCATCATCATTTGTTAAGGGAACAAAGTAGTATGCCGACATTGCCAGAAGCAGAGGAAACCATTCAATTATTAAAAGGTTCTGATATTTTAGGTGTATTAACTGGCCATACACATCATCCGTATTTACACCACATAAACGGGATTCCCTATTATACGGTAGCTGGCATGTCTTTTGTTGGCGAAGATGAAGGTCAGGGGATTGTAAGGTTTGAAGAAAATTATGGCTATAACCTATATTCTATTGACAAAGGTCGGTTTACCCATTTTCAAGTAAATTATTATAGAACAGACAAACTATTAGCTAAATTAAACATGCAGATAGATAGCTCTGTTTTATAA